A section of the Leptospira kobayashii genome encodes:
- a CDS encoding MarR family winged helix-turn-helix transcriptional regulator yields MKKNSKKRFHAVKFLGRLSDFLTETVEDELKKLGFPSLSASHFEIITYLLRKQTACNMSKIAEEIHRTKPTVTVLITKLESLNLVKKEISPLDKREIMVSLTKEGKAFQKPAREISVKVFSLKLWGLNPEESAQLYNLLEKTYNYTYQNKFKN; encoded by the coding sequence TTGAAAAAGAATTCCAAAAAAAGATTTCATGCGGTAAAATTCTTAGGACGTTTGAGTGATTTTCTGACTGAAACGGTGGAAGATGAACTGAAAAAACTGGGATTCCCTTCACTTTCCGCATCTCATTTTGAGATTATCACTTATCTTCTTCGCAAACAGACAGCTTGCAATATGTCCAAGATTGCAGAAGAAATCCATCGAACCAAACCGACTGTTACGGTTCTAATAACAAAGCTTGAATCTTTGAACCTAGTCAAAAAAGAAATCTCCCCTTTGGACAAAAGAGAGATTATGGTAAGTTTGACCAAAGAAGGAAAGGCGTTTCAAAAACCGGCAAGAGAGATCTCTGTAAAAGTTTTTTCTTTGAAACTTTGGGGTCTAAACCCCGAAGAATCCGCACAATTGTACAATCTTTTGGAAAAAACGTACAATTATACTTATCAGAATAAATTCAAAAACTGA
- a CDS encoding enoyl-CoA hydratase/isomerase family protein, with protein sequence MIHLQIEDEIATITLDTNESNSFTLESFQKLSESIQEAESKLSKILILRSARPGVFSQGLNLTELSGDRSEEFLNLFLHYFFGILEKVYTFPGVVISEVGGHAMGYGAMLAIASDFRFGLEGTRIGLPEVKLGIRVPSFVAMMLRDIIGAREADSHILQGNAYKASEAKELGLYDEVYSDANSVKDSAVKLARKLTKNSFGATRSSKEALRHLNGDLKKLLEFDKEKTFESLFTDDAIEGISAAVAGRRPQFK encoded by the coding sequence ATGATCCATTTACAAATCGAAGACGAAATCGCGACCATTACTTTAGACACAAACGAATCCAATAGTTTTACTTTGGAAAGTTTTCAAAAACTAAGTGAGTCTATTCAGGAAGCGGAATCAAAACTCTCCAAAATACTTATATTAAGAAGTGCTCGCCCGGGTGTATTTTCCCAAGGGTTAAACCTTACGGAACTCAGTGGAGACAGATCGGAAGAGTTTCTCAATTTATTCTTACATTACTTTTTCGGAATCCTGGAAAAAGTTTATACATTCCCTGGTGTAGTCATTTCAGAAGTGGGCGGACATGCTATGGGATACGGTGCTATGCTTGCGATCGCAAGTGATTTCAGATTCGGTTTGGAAGGGACAAGGATCGGTCTTCCCGAAGTGAAATTAGGAATCAGAGTTCCTTCTTTCGTCGCAATGATGTTAAGAGACATTATCGGTGCAAGAGAAGCGGACAGTCATATCCTCCAAGGAAATGCATACAAAGCGAGTGAAGCCAAAGAACTAGGATTATACGATGAGGTCTATTCGGATGCGAATTCGGTCAAAGATTCTGCAGTGAAACTGGCACGCAAACTGACTAAAAATTCATTCGGAGCAACCAGATCTTCCAAGGAAGCACTCAGACATTTGAACGGAGATTTGAAAAAACTGCTGGAGTTCGATAAGGAAAAAACATTCGAAAGCCTTTTCACAGACGATGCGATTGAAGGAATTTCGGCTGCCGTTGCCGGAAGAAGACCTCAATTCAAATAA